One region of Chryseobacterium muglaense genomic DNA includes:
- the rfbA gene encoding glucose-1-phosphate thymidylyltransferase RfbA: MKGIILAGGSGTRLYPLTIAVSKQLMPVYDKPMIYYPLSTLLLAGIRDILIITTPHDQAGFIKLLGDGSQLGCNIEYKVQPSPDGLAQAFILGDQFIGNDSAALVLGDNIFYGSEMGTLLKNKTNPDGGVVFAYHVADPERYGVVEFDKNMKAVSIEEKPTHPKSNYAVPGLYFYDNEVVEIAKNIQPSPRGELEITDINNVYLQKGKLEVGVLDRGTAWLDTGTFDSLNDASEFVRVIEKRQDFKIGCIEEIAFRNGFINEEKLLETATKYGKSGYGEYLKKLVNN; the protein is encoded by the coding sequence ATGAAAGGTATTATTTTAGCCGGAGGTTCCGGAACAAGACTTTATCCTCTTACTATCGCCGTAAGCAAGCAACTGATGCCTGTTTACGACAAACCGATGATCTATTATCCTCTTTCCACATTGCTTTTAGCAGGAATCAGAGATATATTGATCATCACAACCCCTCATGACCAGGCAGGATTTATCAAACTTTTGGGTGATGGATCACAATTGGGATGTAACATAGAATATAAGGTTCAGCCAAGTCCGGATGGATTGGCGCAGGCTTTTATTTTAGGGGATCAATTTATTGGCAACGATTCTGCTGCCTTGGTTTTAGGTGATAATATTTTCTACGGCTCTGAAATGGGAACTTTATTAAAAAATAAGACCAATCCCGATGGAGGCGTTGTTTTCGCCTATCATGTGGCAGATCCTGAAAGATATGGTGTTGTAGAATTTGATAAAAACATGAAAGCTGTATCCATAGAAGAAAAACCTACACACCCAAAATCGAACTATGCAGTTCCGGGATTGTATTTTTACGATAATGAAGTGGTAGAAATTGCAAAAAACATCCAGCCTTCCCCAAGAGGCGAGCTTGAAATCACAGATATCAACAACGTTTATTTACAGAAAGGAAAATTGGAAGTGGGTGTACTCGACAGAGGTACCGCTTGGTTAGACACAGGAACTTTTGATTCTCTGAATGACGCTTCAGAATTTGTACGCGTCATTGAAAAAAGACAGGATTTCAAAATCGGCTGTATTGAAGAAATTGCTTTCAGAAATGGATTTATTAATGAAGAAAAGCTACTGGAAACCGCAACCAAATATGGTAAAAGCGGATATGGTGAATATCTTAAAAAGCTGGTAAACAACTAA